The Salvia miltiorrhiza cultivar Shanhuang (shh) chromosome 1, IMPLAD_Smil_shh, whole genome shotgun sequence genome has a window encoding:
- the LOC131001543 gene encoding formin-like protein 6 produces the protein MRRLHHPPPPSSLSPPPSSPPPSCALHHPQTSRLRRLHHSPVRSTASTILLCASTTLNPPVSCAATTILLRAPPPPPSSCAPPPPSTLPSPAPLPPSSCALHRLHHPSARLHHPQASRLLRRLHRLHHPPASCLQHPQPPRVSTTLPRHLHCKTLRFLFVEVPPPPPSTTSIQTDFWFWLI, from the coding sequence atgcGCCGCCTCCACCATCCTCCACCACCCTCAAGCCTCTCGCCTCCTCCATCGTCTCCACCACCCTCCTGCGCCCTCCATCATCCTCAGACCTctcgcctccgccgcctccaccatTCTCCTGTGcgctccaccgcctccaccaTCCTCCTGTGCGCCTCCACCACCCTCAACCCTCCCGTCTCCTGCGCCGCTACCACCATCCTCTTGCGcgctccaccgcctccaccaTCCTCCTGCGCGCCTCCACCACCCTCAACCCTCCCGTCTCCTGCGCCGCTACCACCATCCTCCTGCGcgctccaccgcctccaccaCCCTTCTGCGCGCCTCCACCACCCTCAGGCCTCTCGTCTCCtgcgccgcctccaccgcctccaccaCCCTCCTGCCTCGTGCCTCCAACACCCTCAACCGCCTCGCGTCTCCACCACCCTCCCACGCCACCTCCACTGCAAAaccctaagatttctttttgtAGAGGTTCCACCGCCTCCACCCTCCACTACCTCTATCCAAACAGATTTCTGgttttggttgatttga